The proteins below come from a single Streptomyces tubercidicus genomic window:
- the purL gene encoding phosphoribosylformylglycinamidine synthase subunit PurL, protein MAERSEGTIKHSLDTVKHAAETPDTDQPWAELGLKQDEYRRIREILGRRPTGAELAMYSVMWSEHCSYKSSKVHLKQFGEKVPENDALLVGIGENAGVVDVGQGYAVTFKVESHNHPSYIEPYQGAATGVGGIVRDILAMGARPVAVVDPLRFGAADHPDTKRVLPGVVAGIGGYGNCLGLPNIGGEVVFDACYQGNPLVNAGCIGVMKHEDIHLAKASGAGNKVILYGARTGGDGIGGVSVLASETFDDSKPTKRPAVQVGDPFQEKLLIECTLEIFKEDLVDGIQDLGGAGLSCATSELASAGSGGMRVELDTVPLRDSSLSPEEILMSESQERMCAIVEPGKVDRFLEICEKWDVIATVIGEVTDGSQLEIFWHGEQIVDVPPRTVAHEGPVYERPYARPDWQDALQADDAAKLARPATAEELRAQVLKLVASPNQASKAWITDQYDRFVQGNTVLAQPEDAGMVRIDADTNLGVALATDGNGRYAKLDPYTGAQLALAEAYRNVAASGAKPLAVSDCLNFGSPEDPAVMWQFAEATRGLADACQTLGTPVTGGNVSLYNQTGEVAIHPTPVVAVLGVIDDVTRRTPIAFQEEGQLVYLLGDTREELGGSAWSQVVHDHLGGLPPQVDLERERLLAEVLISASRDGMIDAAHDLSDGGLIQALVESCLRGGKGARLVVPDGLDPFVLLFSESAGRAVVAVPRSEELRFTDMCGARGLPATRIGVIDGEEIDVQGQFSIPLSELKESHEATIPGLIA, encoded by the coding sequence ATGGCCGAGCGAAGCGAGGGCACCATTAAGCACAGCCTCGACACCGTCAAGCACGCGGCCGAGACGCCGGACACCGACCAGCCGTGGGCCGAACTCGGCCTGAAGCAGGACGAGTACCGGCGCATCCGGGAGATTCTCGGCCGCCGTCCCACCGGCGCCGAACTCGCCATGTATTCGGTGATGTGGTCCGAGCACTGCTCCTACAAGAGCAGCAAGGTCCATCTGAAGCAGTTCGGCGAGAAGGTCCCCGAGAACGACGCCCTCCTCGTCGGCATCGGCGAGAACGCCGGTGTCGTCGACGTCGGCCAGGGTTACGCCGTCACGTTCAAGGTGGAGTCCCACAACCACCCCTCGTACATCGAGCCCTACCAGGGCGCGGCCACCGGCGTCGGCGGCATCGTCCGCGACATCCTCGCCATGGGTGCCCGCCCGGTTGCGGTCGTGGACCCGCTGCGGTTCGGCGCCGCCGACCACCCCGACACCAAGCGCGTCCTGCCGGGCGTGGTGGCCGGAATCGGCGGCTACGGCAACTGCCTGGGTCTGCCCAACATCGGTGGCGAGGTCGTCTTCGACGCCTGCTACCAGGGCAACCCGCTGGTCAACGCCGGCTGCATCGGCGTCATGAAGCACGAGGACATCCACCTCGCCAAGGCGTCCGGCGCGGGCAACAAGGTCATCCTCTACGGCGCCCGCACCGGCGGCGACGGCATCGGCGGTGTCTCCGTGCTGGCCTCGGAGACCTTCGATGACTCCAAGCCCACCAAGCGCCCCGCCGTCCAGGTCGGTGACCCCTTCCAGGAGAAGCTGCTCATCGAGTGCACCCTGGAGATCTTCAAGGAAGACCTGGTCGACGGTATCCAGGACCTCGGCGGCGCCGGGCTGTCCTGCGCCACCAGCGAGCTGGCCTCGGCCGGTTCCGGCGGTATGCGCGTCGAGCTGGACACCGTGCCGCTGCGCGACTCCTCCCTCTCGCCCGAGGAAATCCTCATGAGCGAGTCCCAGGAGCGCATGTGCGCGATCGTCGAGCCCGGCAAGGTCGACCGCTTCCTGGAGATCTGCGAGAAGTGGGATGTCATCGCCACCGTCATTGGTGAGGTGACGGACGGCTCGCAGCTGGAGATCTTCTGGCACGGCGAGCAGATCGTGGACGTGCCGCCGCGCACCGTCGCCCATGAGGGCCCGGTCTACGAGCGCCCGTACGCACGCCCCGACTGGCAGGACGCCCTCCAGGCCGACGACGCGGCCAAGCTGGCCCGCCCGGCGACCGCGGAGGAACTGCGGGCGCAGGTCCTGAAGCTGGTGGCCTCGCCCAACCAGGCATCCAAGGCGTGGATCACCGACCAGTACGACCGGTTCGTGCAGGGCAACACCGTCCTGGCGCAGCCGGAGGACGCCGGTATGGTCCGCATCGACGCGGACACCAACCTCGGCGTCGCACTCGCCACCGACGGCAACGGTCGCTACGCCAAGCTCGACCCCTATACGGGCGCGCAGCTGGCGCTGGCCGAGGCGTACCGCAATGTCGCCGCGTCCGGTGCCAAGCCGCTGGCGGTCTCCGACTGCCTGAACTTCGGTTCGCCCGAGGACCCGGCCGTGATGTGGCAGTTCGCCGAGGCCACCCGCGGTCTCGCCGACGCCTGCCAGACCCTCGGCACGCCCGTCACCGGCGGCAATGTCTCGCTGTACAACCAGACCGGCGAGGTGGCGATCCACCCGACCCCGGTCGTCGCGGTGCTCGGTGTCATCGACGATGTGACCCGCCGTACGCCGATCGCCTTCCAGGAAGAGGGCCAGCTGGTCTACCTCCTGGGTGACACCCGCGAGGAGCTCGGCGGCTCGGCCTGGTCGCAGGTCGTGCACGACCACCTCGGCGGTCTGCCCCCGCAGGTGGACCTGGAGCGCGAGCGCCTGCTGGCGGAGGTGCTGATCTCGGCCTCCCGGGACGGCATGATCGACGCCGCGCACGACCTCTCCGACGGCGGTCTGATCCAGGCCCTGGTGGAGTCGTGTCTGCGCGGCGGCAAGGGCGCCCGCCTCGTCGTTCCGGACGGGCTGGACCCGTTCGTCCTGCTGTTCTCCGAGTCGGCGGGCCGTGCGGTCGTCGCCGTCCCGCGCAGCGAGGAGCTCCGCTTCACCGACATGTGCGGTGCCCGGGGGCTGCCCGCGACCCGGATCGGCGTGATCGACGGCGAAGAGATCGACGTCCAGGGGCAGTTCAGCATCCCGCTGAGCGAGCTGAAGGAGTCGCACGAGGCGACGATCCCGGGTCTGATCGCCTGA
- a CDS encoding M23 family metallopeptidase produces MKSTTVRKLCRIAARACLLLFLALVGARFFVDIPYWWGWVPLGLWIAIGFGVNRRAARAEGDGVTGPVHEPVAVAAPVTGRWKALNSPADKVPSHGTRAYGQAYAIDIVAEPEPNSRPAFGWWPLVRRNEDFPAFGAPLLAVADATVVRAEDGQRDHLSRTSWPAAVYLLALEGPARTLGSGRRLIGNHVVLDLGDGVYALYAHVRRGSLTVRTGDRVRTGQTVGQCGDSGNSSEPHVHFQLMDAADPVVADGLPFTWQGIGVPRNGETFEAGKPLTTPAG; encoded by the coding sequence ATGAAGTCCACCACTGTGCGCAAGCTCTGCAGGATCGCCGCCCGCGCCTGCCTGCTCCTCTTCCTCGCGCTCGTCGGGGCGCGCTTTTTCGTCGACATCCCGTATTGGTGGGGCTGGGTTCCGCTGGGCCTCTGGATAGCGATCGGGTTCGGGGTGAACCGCCGGGCGGCCCGTGCGGAAGGGGACGGCGTGACGGGTCCGGTCCACGAGCCGGTGGCGGTCGCCGCTCCCGTCACCGGCCGTTGGAAGGCCCTGAACAGCCCCGCCGACAAGGTCCCCAGCCATGGCACACGGGCCTACGGGCAGGCGTACGCGATCGACATCGTGGCGGAACCGGAGCCGAACTCCCGGCCGGCCTTCGGCTGGTGGCCCCTGGTCCGCCGCAACGAGGACTTCCCGGCCTTCGGCGCACCCCTGCTCGCCGTCGCCGACGCCACCGTCGTCCGTGCCGAGGACGGCCAGCGCGACCATCTCAGCCGGACGTCCTGGCCCGCGGCCGTCTATCTGCTCGCCCTCGAAGGCCCCGCCCGCACGCTCGGCAGCGGCCGCCGGCTGATCGGCAACCATGTGGTCCTCGACCTGGGCGACGGCGTCTACGCGCTCTACGCCCATGTCCGCCGCGGTTCCCTCACCGTCCGTACGGGCGACCGGGTGCGGACCGGACAGACCGTCGGCCAGTGCGGCGACTCCGGCAACAGCAGTGAGCCGCACGTCCACTTCCAGCTCATGGACGCCGCCGACCCGGTCGTCGCCGATGGCCTTCCGTTCACCTGGCAGGGCATCGGCGTCCCGCGCAACGGCGAGACATTCGAGGCCGGGAAGCCGCTGACGACACCGGCGGGCTGA